The nucleotide window TTCCGCCATCACACAAACCCGCAGGCCAAGCCCAAAGCCGGTCTGAATCGCTGCCGCCAGATGCGGCAGAGCCTGGGGAAGACGGACCTTCCAGAAAACAATCCACGGCGTTTCCGGATAGCAGCGCAGCACATCCTGCAGCTCGCTGTCCAGCAGATCCTGACTGAGCAGGATAGCGGTATAAAAGACCGGAAACAGCACGCAGAAGCTGGTTACCATCACGCTGCCTTCGCTGCCCAGCCAGATCAGAAAAACCATAATATACGATAAATTCGGAATCGTCTTGATAATCACTTCCAACGGTTCAATGAAGCTCCGCACGGTTTTGTTCAGGGCTGCAGCATAGCCGCACAGACCTGCGATCACCAGTGAAAGACCGAAGCCTTTCAGCATCCGTCCCAAACTGGTCAGTGTCTGACGATAGAAATCGGGCCGGGCAAGATCGCCGAGCATCCGGTTCAGTACGTCCCACGGCATCGGAATCAGAATATCGTTATTGATTTTCATCGCCAGCCCCTGCCAGAGCACAAGCAGCAGCACGATCATGATTCCCTGTTCTTTTTTTAACCCTCGTCGCTGATTTCTCATGAAATTATTATATCATCAGACCGAATGGAAACGCTATCTTTATTTCCGCTTTTTCGACCTTTATTTTGTTTTCCATTTCACAAAAAAGGCAGATTAATCCGCCTTTTTCGGTTCTATTCTGGATTATTTGTTCAAACGAAAAACAACATGATTGCTTGCGCCCAGCATCTGCGGCTTTTCGCACATTGCCATATGAAATTCCAGCCAGCTTTGAAACGGTTCTGGTTTCAGCGCATTGAGCTTCTCTGCCAACAGCTCAGCCATCCCATCCGCCGCAAATTCCTGCACCGGCGTCCAGCCCTCTGCATCCAGCCAGCGATGAACTTGTTCCAGTCTCAGAAACACAAACGGAATGTCCGCAACCTTAAAGGTACTGCGGTCATACCGGCCATTGTCCAGAAATTCTGAATTGTAAACCATGGCTTCGGTCACAAACACCATATCGTTATTGATGAAGGCAAAGAATGCCGCCCCGCCTGGTTTTAAAACCCGCAGCACCTGTCGGACACATTGAGTTCGCTGAGCTTCCGTTTCAAGATGATACAGCGGCCCCAAACACAGGACAAGATCAAATGCTTCCTCCGTCAATGAGCTGAGATCCAGGGCGTTGCCCTGAATCACCGTCAAATCCATTTCCGGCTGACGTTTGGTCTGAATGAGCGCGCAGTGCTTCTTCACCGGCTCCACGGCTGTGACTGAATATCCTTCAGCGGCATATTTCAGGCTGTATGCGCCGGTTCCAGCCCCCACGTCCAGAATCCGCATTCCCGGCTT belongs to Holdemania massiliensis and includes:
- a CDS encoding ABC transporter permease; this translates as MRNQRRGLKKEQGIMIVLLLVLWQGLAMKINNDILIPMPWDVLNRMLGDLARPDFYRQTLTSLGRMLKGFGLSLVIAGLCGYAAALNKTVRSFIEPLEVIIKTIPNLSYIMVFLIWLGSEGSVMVTSFCVLFPVFYTAILLSQDLLDSELQDVLRCYPETPWIVFWKVRLPQALPHLAAAIQTGFGLGLRVCVMAEVLTQVRVGIGRQMSYAARVALDMTGLMAWTLWIILLSAAADGILGWLKNKVESSL
- a CDS encoding class I SAM-dependent methyltransferase; protein product: MDLELIYDYFDEEHRLTASPARTIEFLTTTRQIEKFLKPGMRILDVGAGTGAYSLKYAAEGYSVTAVEPVKKHCALIQTKRQPEMDLTVIQGNALDLSSLTEEAFDLVLCLGPLYHLETEAQRTQCVRQVLRVLKPGGAAFFAFINNDMVFVTEAMVYNSEFLDNGRYDRSTFKVADIPFVFLRLEQVHRWLDAEGWTPVQEFAADGMAELLAEKLNALKPEPFQSWLEFHMAMCEKPQMLGASNHVVFRLNK